The following proteins come from a genomic window of Limosilactobacillus reuteri:
- the purD gene encoding phosphoribosylamine--glycine ligase, whose translation MEKQVNVLVVGEGGREFAVAKKLQESPRVKQVYCAPGNVGMSTVGVVPIAIAETDFAKLIQFAKEHNVAWTFVGPEDCLVDGIVDEFKAAGLKVFGPDARAAQLEGSKDYALNFMNNYHVPTARHATHRDQTAAINNVGQFGFPVVIKENGLAGGKGVVIAKDRAEAIKTIKEIFVNGQARLVIEECLSGPEYSMFVLISNGHYRILPMAQDHKRAFDDDKGPNTGGMGAYSPLPQLSSAVRQQMIEEVLKPTVDGLVAGEYHYHGILYIGLILTDDGPKVIEYNGRLGDPETQVILPRMKTDLFELVDAAINDRPLPEVEENEDACFGVVLASKGYPTKPIHGQRLGTFPVDPNVTIDYANVAGTINDLKGAGGRLLMVIGKDDSLQKARDHVYGYLRQLDEPECFYRHDIGAKAGLQ comes from the coding sequence ATGGAAAAGCAGGTCAACGTATTAGTTGTAGGTGAAGGCGGTCGTGAATTTGCCGTGGCGAAAAAATTACAAGAAAGTCCCCGTGTTAAGCAAGTTTATTGTGCGCCAGGCAACGTGGGGATGTCGACTGTAGGAGTAGTTCCCATTGCAATTGCGGAAACTGACTTTGCTAAGTTAATTCAATTTGCTAAAGAACATAATGTCGCGTGGACATTCGTGGGCCCTGAGGATTGTTTGGTTGATGGGATTGTTGATGAATTTAAGGCCGCTGGATTAAAGGTTTTTGGTCCTGATGCGCGGGCTGCCCAATTAGAAGGTTCGAAAGACTATGCCCTTAATTTTATGAATAATTATCACGTTCCCACTGCCCGCCATGCGACACATCGGGATCAAACAGCAGCGATTAATAACGTTGGGCAATTTGGCTTTCCGGTAGTAATTAAAGAAAATGGTTTAGCTGGAGGAAAAGGGGTTGTCATTGCAAAAGATCGTGCAGAAGCAATTAAGACAATCAAAGAAATATTTGTCAATGGTCAGGCGCGCCTTGTGATTGAAGAATGTCTATCAGGTCCTGAATATTCAATGTTTGTTTTAATTAGTAATGGTCACTATCGAATTTTGCCCATGGCTCAAGACCACAAACGAGCATTTGATGACGATAAAGGTCCTAATACTGGGGGGATGGGGGCTTATAGTCCCTTGCCACAACTTTCCTCAGCTGTTCGTCAACAGATGATTGAGGAAGTACTTAAGCCAACAGTTGATGGTTTGGTGGCTGGCGAGTATCACTACCATGGCATTTTATATATTGGCCTTATTTTGACTGATGATGGTCCAAAAGTAATTGAATATAATGGTCGTCTAGGTGATCCAGAGACCCAAGTGATTTTGCCCCGCATGAAAACCGACTTGTTTGAACTTGTAGATGCAGCAATTAATGATCGACCATTACCAGAAGTTGAAGAAAATGAAGATGCTTGTTTTGGTGTTGTCTTGGCATCAAAAGGATATCCAACTAAGCCAATCCATGGACAAAGGCTGGGAACATTTCCGGTTGATCCTAATGTTACTATTGATTATGCAAATGTTGCTGGAACAATTAATGACTTAAAAGGTGCAGGTGGACGTTTACTAATGGTGATCGGGAAAGATGATTCTCTTCAAAAAGCCCGCGATCACGTTTATGGCTACTTGCGCCAGCTTGATGAACCTGAATGTTTTTATCGTCATGATATTGGTGCAAAAGCTGGACTGCAATAA
- a CDS encoding 2,3-diphosphoglycerate-dependent phosphoglycerate mutase, producing MAKLVLIRHGQSEWNLSNQFTGWVDVDLSEKGVGQAKNAGKALKEHGIEFDYAYTSVLKRAIKTLHYALEECDQLWIPEYKTWRLNERHYGALQGHNKQRAAEKYGDEQVHIWRRSYDVLPPLLSADDEGSAAKDRRYASLDPRAIPGGENLKVTLERVIPLWQDEIAPKLLDNKNVIIAAHGNSLRALSKYIENISDEDIMNLEMATGQPVVYDFDDKLNVLSKEKY from the coding sequence ATGGCTAAATTAGTATTAATTCGTCACGGTCAAAGTGAATGGAACTTATCTAACCAATTTACTGGTTGGGTTGACGTTGATTTAAGTGAAAAGGGTGTTGGACAAGCAAAGAATGCTGGTAAAGCCCTTAAGGAACACGGCATTGAATTTGACTACGCATACACTTCTGTTTTGAAGCGTGCTATCAAGACTTTGCACTATGCTCTTGAAGAATGTGACCAATTATGGATCCCTGAATACAAGACTTGGCGTTTAAACGAACGTCACTATGGTGCACTTCAAGGCCACAACAAGCAAAGGGCCGCTGAAAAGTACGGTGACGAACAAGTTCACATTTGGCGTCGTTCATACGATGTATTACCTCCATTGCTAAGTGCTGACGATGAAGGTTCTGCTGCAAAGGATCGTCGTTACGCTAGCTTAGACCCACGTGCTATTCCTGGTGGTGAAAACTTAAAGGTTACTTTGGAACGTGTTATTCCATTATGGCAAGATGAAATTGCGCCAAAGCTTTTGGACAACAAGAACGTTATCATCGCTGCCCACGGTAACTCTCTTCGTGCATTGAGCAAGTACATCGAAAACATTTCTGATGAAGACATCATGAACCTTGAAATGGCTACTGGTCAACCAGTTGTTTACGACTTCGATGACAAGCTTAACGTATTAAGCAAGGAAAAGTACTAA
- the tyrS gene encoding tyrosine--tRNA ligase has translation MDILNELEWRGAINQVTDEEGLRKLTSEDKIALYCGTDPTGDSLHIGHLIPFMILKRFQLAGHHPVIIIGGGTGAIGDPSGRKSERQLQTMDQVHHNEEALTAQMKKLFGTENFTIVNNYEWLSKFSLLDFLRDYGKLFNINTMLNKEVVASRLDAGISFTEFTYQILQSVDFLHLYRHNDVQLQIGGSDQWGNITAGIDLIHKVEGPDTKVYGLTIPLMLKADGTKFGKTAGGAIWLDPEKTSPYEFYQFWINQDDRDVIKYLKYFTFLSKEEIDDLAEKVEKEPWKREAQRRLAQEVTKFVHGQEAVEEAERISKALFSGDVADLSVAEIEQGFKNMPSVDVENKKENIVIWLTDNGIEPSRRQARQDVSSGAIRINGEKVDDVDAEIDPQAHFDGKFVIIRKGKKHYYLARVK, from the coding sequence ATGGATATTCTTAATGAACTAGAATGGCGTGGGGCTATTAACCAAGTTACAGACGAAGAAGGCCTACGCAAATTAACATCAGAAGATAAAATTGCTCTTTACTGTGGAACGGATCCAACAGGGGATAGTCTTCATATTGGACACTTAATTCCATTTATGATTTTGAAACGATTCCAATTAGCTGGCCACCACCCAGTAATTATTATTGGGGGAGGAACTGGTGCAATTGGTGATCCATCCGGTCGAAAGTCAGAACGGCAGCTTCAAACAATGGATCAAGTTCACCACAACGAAGAAGCATTAACTGCTCAAATGAAGAAGTTGTTCGGCACTGAAAACTTCACGATTGTAAATAACTATGAATGGTTATCAAAGTTCAGCTTGTTAGACTTTCTTCGTGACTACGGTAAACTATTTAATATCAACACTATGTTAAATAAGGAAGTAGTAGCAAGCAGGTTAGATGCTGGTATTTCATTTACTGAGTTCACTTACCAAATTCTTCAATCAGTCGATTTCCTTCATCTTTATCGGCATAACGACGTGCAATTACAGATTGGTGGCTCCGATCAATGGGGTAACATTACTGCCGGAATTGATTTGATTCATAAGGTTGAAGGACCAGATACTAAGGTTTACGGACTTACCATTCCATTAATGCTCAAAGCTGATGGAACTAAATTTGGAAAGACCGCGGGTGGTGCAATTTGGCTTGACCCAGAAAAGACTTCTCCATACGAATTTTATCAATTCTGGATTAACCAAGATGACCGTGACGTTATTAAATACTTGAAGTACTTTACATTCTTATCAAAAGAAGAAATTGATGATTTAGCGGAAAAAGTTGAGAAAGAACCATGGAAGCGGGAAGCTCAACGTCGCTTAGCCCAAGAAGTAACTAAATTTGTTCATGGTCAAGAAGCAGTTGAAGAAGCAGAACGGATTAGTAAAGCATTGTTCTCTGGGGATGTTGCAGACCTTTCTGTGGCAGAAATAGAACAAGGCTTTAAGAATATGCCTTCAGTAGATGTAGAAAATAAGAAAGAAAACATTGTTATTTGGTTAACCGATAATGGTATTGAACCTTCACGTCGCCAAGCTCGGCAAGATGTATCGAGTGGGGCTATCAGGATTAATGGGGAAAAAGTTGATGATGTTGATGCGGAGATTGATCCCCAAGCGCATTTTGATGGTAAGTTTGTAATTATCCGAAAGGGTAAGAAGCACTATTACTTAGCTCGCGTAAAATAA